CGCGGCTGACAGGCAGACGCACCTCGACCGGTGGATCCTCCCGTCGCTCGGCAAGACACTGCTCTCCGAGCTCACCCCGGTCACCATCGAGCGGTGGATCAGCAGGATCCAAAGGTCGAACCAGACCAGGAACCACATCCTCCTCTCCCTCCGGATGATCCTGCGCGATGCTCGTCGTTCGGGCCTCCTCTTGCACAACCCCGCTGACGACGTTGAGCCCTTCGGTCGAGTGTTCCGCCACCGCGACGCGCTCTCCCTCGAGGAGCTCGCCCTGCTGTTCCCTCCAGAAAGGGAGGAGCTCGTCCGGATCTGGGGCAGCGGCCGCCAGGCCGTCGCCTACCTGCTCATGGCCACCACCGGCATGCGACTCGGGGAGGTCTGCGGGCTACGGTGGGAGCACATACGTTTCGACATCCCCGCCGTGCTGATCGTCCAGGCCGTGAAACGCGATGGCTCCATCGGGCCGCCAAAGAACGGGAAGCCGCGCTCGGCGCTCCTGCCGGAGCGGACGGTCGAGCTCCTGACCTGGTGGAGGAGAGCCACGCGCTACCCCGACTTCGTGGTACACGGTCTCCACGGCGGACATGGGAGCACGTCGGCGTTGGCTCATGCGTGGGGCGTCGCGGCCGGGCGGGCTGGGATCTCCGTGAGCGGACGCTTCCTGGGCGCACACGCCCTTCGGCACACGTACGAGACGCGCCTGAGAGGACTCATCCCCGATGACGCCCTGCGTTACATGCTGGGCCACCAGTCGATCGCGATGACGGAGCGCTACGACCAGGCGACGCCGGAGGAGCGAGTCCTCCGCATCATCGGGCAGCGATCGGCACTCGATGGGCTATGGAATGAGAAGGACCGCGAGCGCCCCGAGTAGCACCGCGGCCGGGATCCCGGCCAGCGCGACGACGCGCCACGTCCGCGCGCTACTCTCCAGCGCCAGGATCCTCGACTCCGCCGAGCGCTTGTAGGCGGAGGAGGCCTTCGACAATGCGTCCAGATCGCTCCTCAGCGCTGCGAGCGAGCTCCTCGATGCTGCCAGCTCCGACGACAGCGTCTCCAGCGAGTCCGAGAGCTCCGCGGAGTGCTCCTGCCAGAGCTGTAGCCTCGCGTCGAGCTGCTGCGCTTTCTGCTCGGCTTGCGTCAGCTTCTGCTCGAGCTCGGCGCTCAGCAGACTCTGCTCGCTCGACTGCCGCCCGAGCTCCTGCAAGGTCAGCTGCAGCTGTCGCGACTCCTCGAGCAAACTCCCGATCAGCGCGGTCTCGCTCGGCGTCAGCGCGGGCAGTGGCCGCGGCAGAAAGAGCGCGAGCAGGACGCACGCCCAGCAGAGCCACCGCGCCCGCGCCCAGGAGAGCCCCGGCCAGGAGCGCCAGGAGGATCGGGAGCGCACGCTTCATCCCAGCTTGTCAGCCAGGCGGCCGGCGACCTCCGGAAGCTTCTGGACGATCACCACGTATCCGGCCTCGGCGAGCGTTAGGATCATGCCCGCGATGAGCACCCGCAGGAGCCACGTCTGTCCGATCGCGAGGCCCCAGGCCACGGCGACCAGCGCCAGGAGCGCGCGCCAGACCCACGTCGGCGCGTTCCGGAAGTAGCCCTTGACGTGCTGGATGGTGCCGACCGTCGCCACGACGGCGAAGCCCACCAGCGCCACGATCGAGATCTCCATCGTTCCCCTCCCCTACCCCGCTATCAGCGCGCACTTCAGCTTCCACTGCGCGTATAGCGTCACGTTGGCTGCCGGCATCGTCAGCGTAGCCCCCGGCAGGTAGTCCGTCCCCTCGCCATCCGCTTGTGTGTTCCACCCGACGAAGTCCCGGTAGGACTCCCGCGCCAGTCCCCCGGTGTTACCGAGGACGGTGACGGACTCGCCCTCGTTGTAAGGGCTCGACCCGTCGCTCGGCACACTCCCACTCGTCGCCCCGTTGTCGGCGTACACCACGGCATACGTCTCAGCCTCTCCCTGTAACGGATGCGGGTAGGTGTACGGAGTGTACGGGTAGTAGGCGTTCGCCCCTTCCGCAGAGAACGTCATGTCGTCATCGCCAGGGTCGCCAGGATATGTCGACTTGCCGCCCGTAGCCGCAGGGGCGTGCATGAAGTAGTCCCGATTCTCTTGGATGAACACAGCATCCTTTTCGGAATCCTGGAGGTCGATGGCCGTGATCGCCACGCTGTCCAGCGTGTTGTTCCAGAAGAACGAGTTGAAGATCTGATCCTTTGCCGGCCACGCTTCTCTCAGCGGCGAGAACAAAGCAGTCTGCCAGGACTCCTCATCGGACAGGACAATCTCTCCGGCAGTTGATGTGACCGATGTGAACGTGTTGTCGTGCATCAGAATCGATCCACCACGGAAATAGCAAACCCGATATGCTTTGTCGTAGGTGAAGGTGTTCTCGTAGACCTCCACCAGCGTTTGCCCCCGATAGTCCCATGCGTCCGCCGATTCTGGGTCAACAACGCCGTCGCCCCAGTTGCCATGGACATCGATCGGAGAGAAGAAGTCGCCATACGCCGAGGCATCGAATGCGTTGTACCGAATGACCGTTCTGGCCCCTTGCTGGTGGTAGATGCACTCGTTCAACCCCGATATCGCACTCCCATCGTGCGTGAACGTGTTGTCCTCAATAAAGAGTGCATGCTCCGTCCCCGTGGCAAACGTTCTCGCCCATGCACGGTTGTCATCACCAATGATCCTGATGGATAGGTTGCAGTTCAGAAAGGTGTTGTGGTCAACACACCCCTCGACCCACCCCTGAACCAGCAGGTTTTCACCACCATTGAGCAGCCGTGTGAACTTGCAGTTGTCCACCCTTACCTGAGTCAAGCAGTATGACCCATCGCCGGCGCCCGCGACCGACGCTCCCTTGCCGTCGACAAAACCGATACCCGTCAGTCGGCAAGCCTTGTCCGAACCAGGAGCGAGCGTAATGAGCCGTCTCGCCGCACCATCCGCCGTCAGCACAGTGCTTGCCGACCCGGCCCCCTGTACCGTAATCCCCTTCGCGACCGTGAGCGTTCCGGCCCACGTCTCTGCTCCTGCGGGGATCGCCAGTACATCTCCGTCAACACACGCCTCGTATGCCGTCGTTACGTCTGCGAGGGATGCACTGTCAGCGGTGTGAGTGTCACCCACTATGATCTCCTGCGCCGGATCGTAGCGGCCTTCACCGGAACCGCCCCGCCGGACTCATT
This window of the bacterium genome carries:
- a CDS encoding tyrosine-type recombinase/integrase — its product is MRYSKPYTLHRRGEVWYYLLRGEKTRHSTGEKSKRKAIDFMDRIIGAPRGARLTLAEFADGFYREGSDYLTRQRSRGRSMGKHSAADRQTHLDRWILPSLGKTLLSELTPVTIERWISRIQRSNQTRNHILLSLRMILRDARRSGLLLHNPADDVEPFGRVFRHRDALSLEELALLFPPEREELVRIWGSGRQAVAYLLMATTGMRLGEVCGLRWEHIRFDIPAVLIVQAVKRDGSIGPPKNGKPRSALLPERTVELLTWWRRATRYPDFVVHGLHGGHGSTSALAHAWGVAAGRAGISVSGRFLGAHALRHTYETRLRGLIPDDALRYMLGHQSIAMTERYDQATPEERVLRIIGQRSALDGLWNEKDRERPE
- a CDS encoding InlB B-repeat-containing protein → MGDTHTADSASLADVTTAYEACVDGDVLAIPAGAETWAGTLTVAKGITVQGAGSASTVLTADGAARRLITLAPGSDKACRLTGIGFVDGKGASVAGAGDGSYCLTQVRVDNCKFTRLLNGGENLLVQGWVEGCVDHNTFLNCNLSIRIIGDDNRAWARTFATGTEHALFIEDNTFTHDGSAISGLNECIYHQQGARTVIRYNAFDASAYGDFFSPIDVHGNWGDGVVDPESADAWDYRGQTLVEVYENTFTYDKAYRVCYFRGGSILMHDNTFTSVTSTAGEIVLSDEESWQTALFSPLREAWPAKDQIFNSFFWNNTLDSVAITAIDLQDSEKDAVFIQENRDYFMHAPAATGGKSTYPGDPGDDDMTFSAEGANAYYPYTPYTYPHPLQGEAETYAVVYADNGATSGSVPSDGSSPYNEGESVTVLGNTGGLARESYRDFVGWNTQADGEGTDYLPGATLTMPAANVTLYAQWKLKCALIAG